One Vanessa cardui chromosome 23, ilVanCard2.1, whole genome shotgun sequence DNA segment encodes these proteins:
- the LOC124539860 gene encoding zinc finger protein 420-like encodes MFDLKACTVCLKSDVKIFSMNIDQLRNEYNLASGLKTHSHNGLPEYLCYQCVAYVRNFKKFRDKCQRTYYALQEILYRNKEITKSIIAELDSNVLNIKPALSYLAPDHLKTGYERLKFKWVNQNRIGIKHQDNIPVIQYTTTSDDFSFEVPRNNQKLLTELVDVCVKQEDNAIPTYEEPFQTESVELEPEKNEESFFDNNFDDCDGEDNVYEDNDEQPKVVEQTDVDGMNLEEEYATMVPISNKEAKAVVDVYKMFAHGKYQCKVCKKAYYNENRLTAHMRMHDKHTSGTFFCALCSYYYRTEFLLKTHMTEKHMYKYLCKKCPEVSFDRTSAKQHFIWSHLQKGSKKDASWCETQPSGVPKDSKKNKLFIRPIRNTKKLPQDFPIYSPISQEEQYALVKDRQKTKNYIDSPYKCEFCFKGFREVATFEKHMKKHDPICSGKLQCDACKIYCPDTRKMYKHMNMSHLFKYSCQMCSYVCFSRGQAKMHYRWHKNVTYSCPHCKKEFSKASTRLTHIRIKHPSMNICNLCGRSFVSVTGLYCHKKLAHSKEEVEETTGEVDTSHPLYCAECGIQFRDETAFATHFGSSNKHADTNLSIKPVGGRRGRPRAAHSGVVNTGVPTSSTCEICNKYLLNDSQARRHYDAEHPGAHYLKRYMCDICGHTTRQYANLTVHMRTHTLEKPYACPHCERRFSMPSNRDRHLVVHTGEKRYQCQHCNRRFTQSSAVKLHIQTVHLKIPYAPWDKKNRKRRREPEPPAPPAPPAPPAGNYLSAYITYSE; translated from the exons ATGTTTGACTTAAAAGCTTGCACAGTGTGCTTAAAAAGTGATGTTAAAATCTTCAGTATGAACATAGATCAATTAAGAAACGAATATAATTTAGCATCAGGTTTAAAG ACCCACAGTCATAATGGCTTACCCGAATATTTGTGTTATCAGTGTGTTGCCTATGTTAGAAATTTTAAGAAGTTTCGTGATAAATGCCAACGCACGTATTATGCTTTGCAAGAaattttgtatagaaataaaGAG ATCACCAAGTCAATAATTGCAGAATTAGATAGTAATGTACTAAATATTAAACCGGCACTGTCATATCTCGCTCCAGACCATCTCAAGACAGGTTATGAAAGACTTAAATTCAAATGGGTAAATCAGAATAGAATTGGTATAAAGCATCAAGATAATATACCTGTTATACAATATACGACAACATCGGATGATTTTAGTTTTGAAGTGCCTAGGAATAATCAAAAATTGCTAACAGAATTGGTAGATGTTTGCGTTAAACAAGAAGACAATGCAATACCAACATATGAGGAGCCTTTTCAAACTGAAAGTGTGGAATTGGAGCCTGAAAAAAATGAAGAAAGTTTCTTTGATAACAATTTCGATGATTGTGATGGGGAAGATAATGTTTATGAAGATAATGATGAACAACCTAAAGTAGTTGAACAAACAGATGTAGATGGTATGAATTTAGAAGAGGAGTATGCAACAATGGTACCAATATCAAATAAGGAGGCTAAAGCAGTTGTGgatgtatataaaatgtttgcaCATGGCAAGTATCAGTGCAAAGTGtgtaaaaaagcatattataatgaaaatcgTTTGACAGCACACATGAGAATGCATGATAAG CACACAAGTGGAACATTCTTCTGTGCACTGTGCAGTTATTATTACAGAACTGAATTTCTTCTAAAAACCCATATGACTgagaaacatatgtataaatatttatgtaaaaagtgCCCTGAAGTTAGTTTTGATAG GACATCAGCCAAACAGCATTTTATTTGGAGTCACTTACAGAAAGGTTCAAAGAAAGATGCCAGTTGGTGTGAAACCCAACCGTCAGGGGTTCCTAAGGATAGTAAAAAGAACAAGTTATTTATACGTCCtataagaaatacaaaaaaactccCTCAAGATTTTCCCATTTACTCTCCAATAAGTCAGGAGGAACAATACGCTTTAGTGAAGGACCGACAGAAGACAAAGAACTATATTGATTCACCGTACAAGTgcgaattttgttttaaaggctTTAGAGAAGTTGCGACATTTGAAAAGCATATGAAGAAGCATGATCCA ATATGTTCTGGAAAACTCCAATGTGATGCATGCAAAATATACTGTCCGGACACGAGGAAGATGTACAAACATATGAACATGAGCCATTTGTTTAAGTATTCTTGTCAAATGTGCAGCTATGTTTGCTTTAGCAG agGTCAAGCTAAAATGCACTATCGATGGCACAAAAACGTAACATACTCGTGTCCTCATTGTAAAAAAGAATTTTc TAAAGCATCGACAAGACTGACTCACATACGTATAAAGCATCCATCCATGAATATTTGCAACTTGTGTGGCCGCAGCTTTGTGAGCGTCACCGGCCTGTACTGTCATAAGAAACTAGCGCACAGTAAAGAG GAAGTCGAGGAGACCACAGGCGAAGTAGACACGTCTCACCCGCTGTACTGCGCCGAGTGCGGGATTCAGTTCCGGGACGAGACTGCTTTCGCGACGCACTTTGGCTCCTCCAATAAGCACGCCGACACCAATCT CTCCATCAAGCCGGTGGGCGGGCGGCGCGGTCGTCCGCGCGCGGCGCACAGCGGCGTCGTAAATACGGGCGTGCCCACTTCCTCAACCTGCGAGATT TGTAACAAGTACCTGTTAAACGACTCGCAAGCGCGGCGGCACTACGACGCGGAGCACCCCGGCGCGCACTACCTCAAGCGCTACATGTGCGACATCTGCGGACACACCACCCGG CAATACGCAAATCTGACGGTACACATGCGTACGCATACGTTGGAGAAGCCTTACGCGTGTCCGCACTGCGAGCGACGCTTCAGCATGCCGAGCAACAGAGACAGGCATCTTGTT